A region from the Hypericibacter adhaerens genome encodes:
- a CDS encoding hybrid sensor histidine kinase/response regulator has protein sequence MDDLLREFLTETAESLAVLDVELVKLEQNPNDPELLGNIFRLVHTIKGTCGFIGLPRLERVAHAGENVLGKVRDGELEVTPEAVSLILECLDRVRSLTAALEEAGAEPEGDDSDLIQRLNALADGVAAAKPAAKPAKAEAKKKPEPKPQPQPEPQAAKTGSLYDRVGGMSVIDSVVEVFVGRVAADERLKVFFEGCNLDVLQGSLREFFSNKFGGPDSYKGPGLPEAKRVLFERGLTDSLCDAAFGHVEASLTTLEVPAAARAEILTILAGLRDELVEAEAAPAPAPKAKTPAKPAAAKADGDGDEKKESAVAQQSIRVNVDLLENLMTMVSELVLTRNQVLQILRTQKDSPFAAPLQRLNHVTSELQEGVMKTRMQPIGNAWSKLPRLVRDLSLECHKKIDLVMLGAETELDRQVLEMIKDPLTHMVRNSADHGLETPDERRRIGKPETGKITLNAYHEGGHIIIEIADDGKGLSTEKIKAKALQNGLASESELAEMSLQQIQQFIFKAGFSTAAKVTSVSGRGVGMDVVRTNIEKIGGTIEMRSTEGAGTTFVIKIPLTLAIVSALIVECAGERFAIPQISVVELVRAAANSDTTVEQIKDTPVLRLRNRLLPLVSLRKLLKLDSNDEQPGQGSFIVVAQVGTYSFGIMVDRVFDTEEIVVKPVAPILRDISMFSGNTILGDGSVIMILDPNGIASASGQINATHGETAEQQQVRDGRSGEKVPLILFRAGNAAPKAVPLALVARLEEIDRKTIERSNDRHVVQYRGQLMPLVAMVEGTQMPAEGRQPVLVFSDRQRSMGLLVDEIVDIVEDRLEVELSSATQGRLGSAIVAGKATDIIDTGYYLTQAFADWFGDKNAVFGEETSKRLLLVDDSPFFRNLIAPLLSSAGYEVQTASSADQALKICDQGGQFDVIISDIEMPGMSGFEFAETLKKNDRWRDTPLVALSSHSSPKDIARGRKVGFDDYVAKFDRDALLQTLSEAFSELKGAA, from the coding sequence ATGGACGATTTGCTGCGCGAATTTCTGACCGAAACCGCCGAGAGCCTCGCCGTTCTCGATGTCGAGCTGGTCAAGCTCGAGCAGAACCCGAACGACCCCGAGCTCCTGGGCAATATTTTCCGCCTGGTTCACACCATCAAGGGCACCTGCGGCTTCATCGGCTTGCCGCGGCTCGAGCGCGTCGCCCATGCCGGCGAGAACGTGCTGGGCAAGGTGCGCGATGGCGAGCTCGAGGTGACGCCCGAGGCGGTGTCGCTCATTCTCGAATGTCTCGATCGCGTGCGCTCGCTGACGGCCGCCCTCGAAGAGGCCGGGGCCGAGCCCGAAGGCGATGACAGCGATCTCATCCAGCGGCTCAATGCGCTGGCCGATGGCGTCGCGGCGGCCAAGCCCGCCGCGAAGCCGGCCAAGGCCGAGGCGAAGAAGAAGCCCGAGCCCAAGCCCCAGCCGCAGCCCGAACCGCAGGCGGCCAAGACCGGCTCGCTCTATGACCGCGTCGGCGGCATGTCGGTGATCGATTCCGTGGTCGAGGTGTTCGTGGGCCGGGTTGCCGCCGACGAGCGCCTCAAGGTGTTTTTCGAGGGCTGCAACCTCGATGTGCTGCAGGGCAGTCTGCGCGAGTTCTTCTCGAACAAGTTCGGCGGTCCCGACAGCTACAAGGGTCCGGGCCTGCCCGAGGCCAAGCGCGTCCTCTTCGAGCGCGGCCTGACCGACAGCCTCTGCGACGCGGCCTTCGGCCATGTCGAGGCCTCGCTGACGACGCTCGAGGTCCCTGCCGCCGCTCGCGCCGAGATCCTGACGATCCTGGCGGGCCTGCGCGACGAGCTGGTCGAGGCCGAAGCCGCGCCGGCGCCCGCGCCCAAGGCGAAGACCCCGGCCAAGCCGGCCGCGGCCAAGGCCGACGGCGACGGCGACGAGAAGAAGGAATCCGCCGTCGCGCAGCAGTCGATCCGCGTCAATGTCGATCTGCTCGAGAACCTGATGACCATGGTCAGCGAGCTGGTGCTGACCCGCAACCAGGTGCTCCAGATCCTGCGCACGCAGAAGGACAGCCCCTTCGCCGCCCCGCTGCAGCGCCTCAATCACGTCACTTCCGAGCTCCAGGAAGGCGTGATGAAGACCCGCATGCAGCCGATCGGCAACGCCTGGTCGAAGCTGCCGCGCCTGGTGCGCGATCTTTCGCTGGAATGCCACAAGAAGATCGACCTGGTGATGCTGGGCGCCGAGACCGAGCTCGATCGCCAGGTGCTCGAGATGATCAAGGATCCGCTGACGCACATGGTGCGCAACTCGGCGGATCACGGGCTCGAGACGCCGGACGAGCGCCGGCGCATCGGCAAGCCCGAGACCGGCAAGATCACCCTCAACGCCTATCACGAGGGCGGCCACATCATCATCGAGATCGCCGACGACGGCAAAGGCCTGTCGACGGAGAAGATCAAGGCCAAGGCCCTCCAGAACGGTCTCGCCTCCGAGTCCGAGCTGGCCGAGATGAGCCTGCAGCAGATCCAGCAGTTCATCTTCAAGGCCGGCTTCTCCACCGCCGCCAAGGTGACCAGCGTCTCCGGTCGCGGCGTCGGCATGGACGTGGTCCGCACCAATATCGAGAAGATCGGCGGCACCATCGAGATGCGCTCGACGGAAGGCGCGGGCACCACCTTCGTCATCAAGATCCCGCTGACGCTCGCGATCGTCTCCGCCCTCATCGTCGAGTGCGCCGGCGAGCGCTTCGCGATCCCGCAGATCAGCGTGGTCGAGCTGGTCCGCGCCGCCGCGAACTCCGACACGACGGTCGAGCAGATCAAGGACACGCCGGTCCTGCGCCTGCGCAACCGCCTGCTGCCGCTGGTGTCGCTGCGCAAGCTGCTCAAGCTCGACAGCAACGACGAGCAGCCCGGCCAGGGCAGCTTCATCGTGGTGGCCCAGGTCGGCACCTACTCCTTCGGCATCATGGTCGATCGCGTGTTCGACACCGAGGAAATCGTGGTGAAGCCGGTGGCGCCGATCCTGCGCGACATCTCGATGTTCTCCGGCAACACCATCCTCGGCGACGGCAGCGTGATCATGATCCTCGACCCGAACGGCATCGCCTCGGCGTCGGGCCAGATCAACGCCACCCACGGCGAGACCGCGGAGCAGCAGCAGGTGCGCGACGGCCGCAGCGGCGAGAAGGTGCCGCTGATCCTGTTCCGCGCCGGCAATGCCGCGCCGAAGGCCGTGCCGCTGGCCCTCGTGGCCCGTCTCGAGGAGATCGACCGCAAGACGATCGAGCGCTCGAACGACCGCCATGTGGTGCAGTATCGCGGCCAGCTCATGCCGCTGGTGGCGATGGTGGAAGGCACCCAGATGCCGGCCGAGGGCCGCCAGCCCGTGCTGGTGTTCTCGGACCGCCAGCGTTCGATGGGCCTCCTGGTGGACGAGATCGTGGATATCGTCGAGGACCGGCTCGAGGTCGAGCTGTCGTCGGCGACCCAGGGCCGCCTCGGCAGCGCCATCGTGGCCGGCAAGGCCACCGACATCATCGATACCGGCTATTACCTGACCCAGGCGTTCGCCGACTGGTTCGGCGACAAGAACGCCGTGTTCGGCGAGGAGACCAGCAAGCGCCTGCTGCTGGTCGACGACAGCCCGTTCTTCCGCAACCTGATCGCGCCGCTGCTCTCTTCGGCGGGCTACGAGGTCCAGACCGCCTCCAGCGCCGACCAGGCGCTCAAGATCTGCGATCAGGGCGGTCAGTTCGATGTCATCATCAGCGACATCGAGATGCCCGGCATGAGCGGCTTCGAATTCGCCGAGACGCTGAAGAAGAACGACCGCTGGCGCGACACGCCGCTGGTCGCTCTCTCCTCCCACTCCTCGCCCAAGGACATCGCCCGCGGCCGCAAGGTCGGGTTTGACGACTATGTCGCCAAGTTCGACCGCGATGCGCTGCTGCAGACGCTGTCCGAGGCCTTCTCCGAGCTCAAGGGTGCCGCATGA
- a CDS encoding histidine phosphotransferase family protein: MTTQPVSVNEFTVADFLASRLCHDLVGPISAVANGLELLSESPQMEEEAVSLARRSAARATALVQYFRLAFGNAGNQIVRPQEAQAAAQGLFQDGRVKLDWSTTPETLALPAGAGKLLLNMILLAADALPRGGRIQAQTVGEGSAIRFSVRAIGTDAKLSDDEATALAAVTPPGDLTPRTVQAYLAGRLAVRFGANLKPQASAPGEVLFEARIAAA, translated from the coding sequence ATGACGACGCAACCCGTTTCGGTCAACGAATTCACGGTCGCCGACTTCCTCGCCTCGCGCCTCTGTCATGATCTGGTGGGACCGATCAGCGCCGTCGCCAACGGGCTGGAGCTCCTGTCCGAAAGCCCTCAGATGGAAGAGGAGGCGGTGAGCCTCGCCCGGCGCTCGGCCGCGCGCGCGACCGCCCTGGTGCAATATTTCCGTCTCGCCTTCGGCAATGCCGGCAATCAGATCGTGCGTCCGCAGGAAGCGCAGGCGGCCGCGCAAGGGTTGTTCCAGGATGGCCGCGTGAAGCTCGACTGGTCGACCACGCCCGAGACGTTGGCGCTGCCTGCCGGCGCCGGCAAGCTGCTGCTCAACATGATTCTGCTGGCCGCCGACGCGCTGCCCCGCGGCGGGCGCATCCAGGCCCAGACCGTGGGCGAGGGAAGCGCCATCCGCTTCTCGGTCCGGGCGATCGGTACCGATGCCAAGCTCAGCGACGACGAGGCGACGGCGCTCGCGGCGGTGACGCCGCCGGGCGACCTGACGCCGCGTACCGTCCAGGCCTATCTCGCCGGACGGCTGGCGGTCCGTTTCGGTGCGAACCTGAAGCCGCAGGCGTCGGCGCCCGGCGAGGTGCTGTTCGAAGCCAGGATCGCGGCGGCCTGA
- a CDS encoding DUF3553 domain-containing protein, which yields MADNLTPGAWVRHPEHPDWGLGQIQSVVGNRITVNFEHAGKLLINSAIVSLAPAGLDSDGPERARFDR from the coding sequence ATGGCCGACAACCTGACGCCCGGAGCCTGGGTGCGCCATCCGGAGCATCCGGATTGGGGCCTGGGCCAGATCCAATCGGTCGTCGGCAATCGGATCACCGTCAATTTCGAACATGCCGGCAAGCTGCTGATCAATTCGGCCATTGTCAGCCTCGCCCCGGCAGGGCTCGACTCAGACGGACCCGAACGCGCTCGCTTCGACAGATAG
- a CDS encoding glycosyltransferase family 2 protein — protein MSTGSLKVMIGTPCYGGIVTNGFVHSLLDTQRACDKRGIALELMLLSGESLITRGRNTIVGYMLGNPDFTHLFFIDADTGWRPEQVLRMLDFDRDVVCGVCPAKVMDWERIRANAARGVEDLEASSLIYILRGSKPGVAAEQIRSVQGFARTDYAGTGFMLIKRQVLERLRDAHPELECGMSGGMGSVTLSKPRSTYALFDCEIDPETKIYYGEDYGFCRRWRALGGEIWVDLTSRLDHIGSLTFHGDFKTQIETARPKP, from the coding sequence ATGTCGACCGGTTCGCTCAAGGTGATGATCGGCACGCCCTGCTATGGCGGCATCGTCACCAACGGCTTCGTCCATTCCCTGCTGGATACCCAGCGCGCCTGCGACAAGCGCGGCATCGCCCTCGAGCTGATGCTGCTCTCGGGCGAGAGCCTGATCACGCGCGGCCGGAATACCATCGTCGGCTACATGCTCGGCAACCCCGACTTCACCCACCTGTTCTTCATCGACGCCGATACCGGCTGGCGACCGGAGCAGGTGCTGCGCATGCTGGATTTCGACCGCGACGTGGTTTGCGGCGTCTGCCCGGCCAAGGTCATGGACTGGGAGCGGATCCGCGCCAACGCGGCGCGCGGGGTGGAGGATCTCGAGGCCTCGTCCCTCATCTACATCCTGCGCGGCAGCAAGCCCGGCGTCGCTGCCGAGCAGATCAGGAGCGTGCAAGGCTTCGCCCGCACGGACTATGCCGGCACCGGCTTCATGCTGATCAAGCGCCAGGTGCTGGAGCGGCTGCGCGATGCTCATCCGGAGCTCGAATGCGGCATGTCCGGCGGCATGGGCTCGGTCACCCTCAGCAAGCCCCGCTCGACCTACGCGCTGTTCGACTGCGAGATCGACCCCGAGACCAAGATCTATTACGGCGAGGATTACGGCTTCTGCCGGCGCTGGCGGGCGCTCGGCGGCGAGATCTGGGTGGATCTGACCAGCCGCCTCGACCATATCGGCAGCCTCACCTTCCACGGCGACTTCAAGACCCAGATCGAAACCGCCCGCCCGAAACCGTGA
- a CDS encoding putative bifunctional diguanylate cyclase/phosphodiesterase, whose product MNSNRLLILDPDSGSGDTVATAAAAAGYETASARSVGQFLQYLQLWQPAFVMLDIGPQTDESMALLRHLWEVRSPALVVLMGRVADQSRLHILQHIGASHGLTMAGLMFKPLHQSELDRTLAGLRDDRHWLTEAAVMQALDQDEFLLEYQPLTDVRSGHIRSLESLIRWRHPQRGRIGPDQFIPFVEANRVIGPVTQWVAETAIAQLGAWSEMGLELNIAINASARNLSDDSLAETILAACERAGIPPERVTLEITETAAMERFEDAVATLSRLRASGMHLAIDDFGTGYSSLAQLRRLPFSQIKIDRSLVTNCQQSHSALQIISTVVDLARSLGLRCIAEGVETKEDFDAVGNLGCDVAQGYLISRPLPADQLPPWLADWPVIPGPRRSVELLQNIARTAQA is encoded by the coding sequence ATGAATTCAAACCGTCTTCTGATCCTCGATCCCGATTCCGGCAGCGGCGATACCGTCGCCACCGCGGCTGCGGCGGCCGGTTACGAGACGGCCAGCGCCCGCTCGGTCGGCCAGTTCCTGCAATATCTGCAGCTCTGGCAGCCTGCCTTCGTGATGCTGGATATCGGCCCGCAGACCGACGAGAGCATGGCGCTCCTGCGCCATCTCTGGGAGGTGCGCAGCCCCGCCCTGGTCGTGCTGATGGGACGGGTCGCCGATCAGAGCCGGCTTCATATCCTGCAGCATATCGGCGCCAGCCACGGGCTGACGATGGCCGGCCTCATGTTCAAGCCGCTCCATCAGAGCGAGCTCGACCGCACGCTGGCGGGCCTGCGCGACGACCGGCACTGGCTGACGGAGGCCGCCGTGATGCAGGCGCTCGACCAGGACGAGTTCCTGCTCGAGTATCAGCCGCTGACCGACGTCCGCTCCGGCCATATCCGGAGCCTCGAATCCCTGATCCGCTGGCGCCACCCGCAGCGCGGCAGGATCGGCCCCGACCAGTTCATCCCCTTCGTCGAAGCGAACCGCGTCATCGGTCCGGTCACGCAGTGGGTGGCCGAGACCGCGATCGCGCAGCTCGGCGCCTGGAGCGAGATGGGGCTGGAGCTGAATATCGCCATCAACGCCTCGGCGCGCAATCTCAGCGACGACAGTCTTGCCGAGACGATCCTCGCGGCCTGCGAACGTGCCGGCATCCCGCCCGAGCGCGTCACGCTGGAGATCACCGAGACCGCCGCGATGGAGCGCTTCGAGGATGCCGTCGCCACCCTGTCGCGCCTGCGGGCGAGCGGCATGCATCTCGCCATCGACGATTTCGGCACCGGCTATTCGTCGCTGGCCCAGCTCCGCCGGCTGCCCTTCTCGCAGATCAAGATCGACCGCTCGCTGGTGACGAACTGCCAGCAGTCCCACAGCGCGCTCCAGATCATCAGCACGGTGGTGGATCTGGCGCGCAGCCTCGGCCTGCGCTGCATCGCCGAGGGGGTCGAGACCAAGGAGGATTTCGACGCCGTCGGCAATCTCGGCTGCGACGTGGCGCAGGGCTACCTGATCAGCCGTCCCTTGCCGGCCGATCAGCTGCCGCCCTGGCTCGCCGACTGGCCCGTCATTCCCGGCCCGCGGCGCAGCGTGGAGCTGCTGCAGAACATCGCCCGGACGGCGCAAGCCTGA
- the mobA gene encoding molybdenum cofactor guanylyltransferase MobA, producing MPDSPPVIGLLLAGGLSRRMGGGDKGLRLLAGRPVLAHVIERIGPQVRRLCLNANGDPARFASFGLPVVADSVEGFAGPLAGVLAGLDWAAANAPDCPWVASVPTDAPFLPHDLVARLLAPCERGEADMACATSAGRAHPVIGLWPVALRAELRRALIEEQVRKVDLWTARYRLAPVAFSAEPVDPFFNANRPEDLAEAEKLASLAR from the coding sequence ATGCCTGATTCGCCTCCCGTCATCGGCCTGCTCCTGGCGGGCGGCTTGTCGCGGCGGATGGGCGGCGGCGACAAGGGCCTGCGCCTGCTGGCCGGCCGGCCGGTGCTCGCCCATGTGATCGAGCGTATCGGTCCTCAGGTGCGCCGCCTCTGCCTCAATGCCAACGGCGACCCGGCGCGCTTCGCGTCCTTCGGCCTGCCCGTGGTCGCCGACAGCGTCGAAGGCTTCGCCGGCCCGCTGGCGGGTGTGCTGGCGGGGCTGGACTGGGCGGCGGCGAACGCGCCCGATTGTCCCTGGGTCGCGAGCGTGCCGACCGATGCGCCGTTCCTGCCGCACGACCTGGTGGCGCGGCTGCTGGCACCCTGCGAGCGGGGCGAGGCGGACATGGCCTGCGCCACCAGCGCCGGCCGGGCGCATCCCGTGATCGGCCTCTGGCCCGTCGCCTTGCGCGCCGAGCTTCGCCGTGCCCTGATCGAGGAGCAGGTCCGCAAGGTCGATCTCTGGACCGCCCGTTACCGGCTTGCGCCGGTCGCGTTTTCGGCGGAGCCTGTCGATCCCTTCTTCAACGCCAACCGGCCCGAGGATCTGGCCGAGGCCGAGAAGCTGGCGTCACTGGCCCGCTGA
- a CDS encoding MBL fold metallo-hydrolase gives MLPIADRWFEIKRVSDDITLLTEPHVVPLMRCNIWHVRGRDRDLIIDTGMGIVSLREAARHLLEKDVTAVATHTHTDHVGNHHEFERTLVHELEAEELRHPSDRGTLLALVMGAEAIRSLAMAGYPFDGDLVTALPHAGYDLAAYSLKDAPVTTIVREGDVVDIGNRHFEILHLPGHSPGSIGLWEAKTGTLFSGDAIYDGPLLDEIDGAHIPTYIRTMKRLRELPVEIVHAGHDPSFGRARLVELADAYLAKRA, from the coding sequence ATGCTGCCCATCGCCGATCGTTGGTTCGAGATCAAGCGCGTCAGCGACGACATCACGCTGCTCACCGAGCCCCATGTCGTGCCGCTGATGCGATGCAATATCTGGCATGTCCGCGGGCGCGACCGCGATCTGATCATCGATACCGGCATGGGGATCGTCAGCCTGCGCGAGGCGGCGCGCCACCTGCTCGAGAAAGACGTGACCGCGGTCGCGACCCATACCCACACCGATCATGTCGGCAACCATCACGAGTTCGAGCGGACCCTGGTCCACGAGCTCGAGGCCGAGGAGCTGCGGCATCCTTCCGACCGCGGCACGCTGCTGGCCTTGGTGATGGGCGCGGAGGCGATCCGCAGCCTGGCCATGGCCGGCTATCCCTTCGACGGCGACCTGGTCACGGCCTTGCCCCATGCCGGCTACGATCTCGCGGCCTATTCGCTCAAGGATGCGCCCGTCACCACGATCGTGCGCGAGGGCGACGTCGTCGATATCGGCAACCGCCATTTCGAGATCCTGCATCTGCCCGGACATTCTCCCGGCAGCATCGGGCTCTGGGAAGCGAAGACCGGGACGCTCTTCTCCGGCGATGCGATCTATGACGGGCCGCTGCTGGACGAGATCGACGGCGCCCATATCCCCACCTATATCCGCACCATGAAACGGCTGCGGGAGCTGCCGGTCGAGATCGTCCATGCGGGCCACGACCCGAGCTTCGGCCGAGCGCGGCTCGTCGAGCTGGCGGATGCCTATCTGGCCAAGCGGGCCTAG
- a CDS encoding DinB family protein, translating to MIDPAFAQLLARYNRWQNESLFGAADGLEDSQRRQDRGAFFKSIHATLNHLLWADRMWMSRFSDAPKPDLGISGSTAMHEDWEALRRERALWDGRIVAWADGLDQEWLKGDLAWFSAAMKRDIVKPRWVAVAHFFNHQTHHRGQVHAMLTAAGAKPDDTDLAFMPPQD from the coding sequence ATGATCGACCCGGCCTTCGCGCAGCTGCTGGCCCGTTATAACCGCTGGCAGAACGAAAGCCTCTTTGGTGCCGCCGATGGGCTCGAGGACAGCCAGCGTCGCCAGGATCGCGGTGCGTTCTTCAAATCCATCCATGCGACGCTCAATCATCTGCTCTGGGCGGACAGGATGTGGATGAGCCGCTTTTCCGACGCGCCCAAACCCGATCTCGGCATTTCCGGCTCGACGGCGATGCATGAGGACTGGGAGGCCCTCAGGCGCGAGCGTGCCCTCTGGGATGGGCGCATCGTCGCCTGGGCGGACGGGCTCGATCAGGAATGGCTGAAGGGCGATCTCGCCTGGTTCTCGGCTGCGATGAAGCGCGACATCGTCAAGCCGCGCTGGGTCGCGGTGGCGCATTTCTTCAATCACCAGACCCATCATCGCGGCCAGGTCCACGCCATGCTGACCGCGGCCGGCGCCAAGCCGGACGACACCGACCTGGCCTTCATGCCGCCGCAGGACTGA
- a CDS encoding ABC transporter substrate-binding protein — translation MKRSRWGLMAGAAALAAILLAAAQGRSADTVTIAVTAIVEHPALDAVRDGVRDELEAEGYAQGKNLTFVYESAQGNPATAAQIARKFVGDGPDVIVPISTPSAQAVVAATQDIPVVFTAVTDPLDAKLVTNLEKPGGNVTGVRDTAPIAKQLALIREILPNAKVIGMPYNPGEANGVALLNMVKKEAPALGFSVVEAAAPKSSDVMAAAQSLVGKADVIYVSTDNQIVSAFASVVKVGVDNKLPVFAGDTDSVPRGAIAAIGFDYYDVGRQTGKIVVRVLKGEKPGDIAVQDVGTLQLFVNPGAAKAMGVTIPDAVMQRAKKVVQ, via the coding sequence ATGAAGCGTTCGCGTTGGGGCCTGATGGCCGGCGCGGCGGCGTTGGCCGCCATCCTGCTCGCCGCCGCTCAAGGACGGTCCGCCGACACGGTCACGATCGCGGTGACGGCCATCGTCGAGCATCCGGCGCTGGACGCGGTGCGAGACGGCGTGCGGGACGAGCTCGAGGCCGAGGGCTACGCCCAGGGCAAGAACCTGACCTTCGTCTATGAAAGCGCGCAGGGCAATCCGGCCACCGCCGCGCAGATCGCCCGCAAGTTCGTGGGCGACGGCCCCGACGTGATCGTCCCGATCTCCACCCCCTCGGCCCAGGCCGTGGTCGCCGCGACCCAGGACATCCCGGTGGTCTTCACCGCCGTGACCGATCCGCTCGACGCGAAGCTCGTCACGAATCTGGAAAAGCCGGGCGGCAACGTCACCGGCGTCCGGGACACGGCACCCATCGCCAAGCAGCTGGCGCTGATCCGCGAGATCCTGCCCAACGCCAAGGTCATCGGCATGCCCTACAACCCGGGCGAAGCCAACGGCGTGGCCCTGCTCAACATGGTGAAGAAGGAAGCGCCCGCGCTGGGCTTCTCGGTCGTCGAGGCGGCGGCGCCCAAATCCTCCGACGTGATGGCGGCCGCCCAGAGCCTGGTCGGCAAGGCCGATGTGATCTATGTCTCCACCGACAACCAGATCGTGAGCGCCTTCGCCTCGGTCGTGAAGGTGGGGGTGGACAACAAGCTCCCGGTCTTCGCCGGCGACACCGATTCCGTTCCGCGCGGCGCCATCGCGGCGATCGGCTTCGACTATTACGATGTCGGCCGCCAGACCGGGAAGATCGTGGTGCGGGTGCTGAAGGGCGAGAAGCCGGGCGACATCGCCGTGCAGGACGTCGGCACGCTCCAGCTCTTCGTCAATCCGGGCGCCGCCAAGGCGATGGGCGTGACGATCCCGGATGCGGTGATGCAGCGCGCCAAGAAGGTCGTGCAGTAG
- a CDS encoding ABC transporter permease codes for MSHVALLGAIEIGLLFGLVGIGVFLSFRVLNFPDLTVDGSFPLGAAVAGTIIVAGGNAYLATALAILAGALAGLVTAALNLRFRILHLLASILTMIALYSINLRIMGKPNLAILNEATVLTPFQGLGLSNLYLRPLYAGVVTLIVAFLLIRFLASDMGLAMRATGANPRMARAQGIDTSRMTYLGMALSNGLVALAGALFAQMNGFADVALGTGTIVVGLAAVIIGEAILGMRSIRLWVLGCVLGSVIYRIAVAAALNSSALGLNASDLNLVTAVLVAVALTLPGAKNPIRALLARKGSAGKSPS; via the coding sequence ATGAGCCATGTCGCCCTCCTCGGCGCGATCGAGATCGGCCTCCTGTTCGGTCTGGTCGGGATCGGCGTGTTCCTGTCCTTCCGGGTGCTGAACTTCCCGGATCTGACGGTCGATGGCAGCTTCCCGCTGGGCGCCGCGGTGGCCGGCACGATCATCGTGGCCGGCGGCAATGCCTATCTGGCGACCGCGCTCGCCATTCTCGCCGGTGCGCTGGCGGGGCTGGTCACCGCGGCCCTCAATCTGCGGTTCCGCATCCTGCATCTGCTGGCCTCCATCCTCACCATGATCGCGCTCTATTCGATCAATCTGCGCATCATGGGAAAGCCCAACCTGGCGATCCTCAACGAGGCCACGGTGCTCACCCCGTTCCAGGGGCTGGGCCTGAGCAATCTCTATCTCCGGCCGCTCTATGCCGGCGTCGTGACGCTGATCGTGGCCTTCCTCCTGATCCGCTTCCTCGCCTCCGATATGGGCCTCGCCATGCGCGCGACCGGCGCCAATCCGCGCATGGCGCGCGCGCAGGGCATCGATACGAGCCGGATGACCTATCTCGGCATGGCCCTCAGCAACGGGCTGGTGGCGCTGGCGGGCGCGCTCTTCGCTCAGATGAACGGTTTCGCCGATGTGGCGCTGGGCACCGGGACGATCGTGGTGGGGCTCGCCGCGGTCATCATCGGCGAAGCCATCCTCGGCATGCGCAGCATCCGGCTCTGGGTGCTGGGCTGCGTGCTCGGCTCCGTCATCTATCGTATCGCCGTCGCGGCCGCGCTCAACAGCTCGGCCCTGGGCCTCAACGCCTCCGACCTCAATCTGGTGACGGCGGTGCTGGTGGCGGTGGCGCTGACCCTGCCGGGCGCGAAGAATCCGATCCGCGCGCTGCTGGCGAGGAAGGGCAGCGCCGGAAAGAGCCCGTCATGA
- a CDS encoding ABC transporter ATP-binding protein, whose protein sequence is MIELKDLAVTFSRGTPMETRALQGVDLSIPAGQFVTVIGSNGAGKSTLLNALTGDVQPERGSVTVGGTDVTGWSAPARAGLIARVFQDPMAGSCEALSIEENMALAAARGRRRGLGLALRRASREQFRDKLKQLGLGLEARLADRMGLLSGGQRQAVSLLMATLQPMKILLLDEHTAALDPKTAQFVLELTDAIVAAQRLTTLMVTHSMRQALDHGSRTIMLHEGRIAFDVAGKAREGLDVPDLLALFSRGQGSALADDSLLLG, encoded by the coding sequence ATGATCGAGCTCAAGGATCTTGCCGTCACCTTCAGCCGCGGCACGCCGATGGAGACGCGGGCGCTCCAGGGCGTCGACCTCTCGATCCCGGCGGGCCAGTTCGTCACCGTCATCGGCTCGAACGGCGCCGGCAAGTCGACCCTGCTGAATGCGCTGACCGGCGACGTGCAGCCGGAGCGCGGCTCGGTGACGGTCGGCGGGACCGACGTGACCGGCTGGTCCGCCCCGGCTCGCGCCGGCCTCATCGCCCGCGTGTTCCAGGACCCGATGGCCGGAAGCTGCGAAGCCCTCAGCATCGAGGAGAACATGGCGCTCGCCGCCGCGCGCGGCCGGCGGCGCGGCCTGGGTCTGGCGCTCCGTCGCGCCTCGCGCGAGCAGTTTCGCGACAAGCTGAAGCAGCTCGGTCTCGGGCTCGAGGCCCGGCTCGCCGACCGGATGGGCCTGCTGTCGGGCGGCCAGCGCCAGGCCGTCTCCCTGCTGATGGCCACGTTGCAGCCCATGAAGATCCTGCTGCTGGACGAGCATACGGCGGCGCTCGATCCGAAGACGGCGCAGTTCGTGCTGGAGCTGACCGACGCGATCGTCGCGGCGCAGCGGCTGACCACGCTCATGGTCACCCATTCCATGCGCCAGGCGCTCGATCACGGCAGCCGCACCATCATGCTGCATGAGGGCCGCATCGCCTTCGACGTCGCCGGCAAGGCCCGCGAGGGACTGGACGTGCCCGACCTGCTGGCGCTCTTCTCGCGCGGCCAGGGCAGCGCGCTGGCCGACGATTCGCTGCTGCTGGGCTAG